One Camelina sativa cultivar DH55 chromosome 3, Cs, whole genome shotgun sequence genomic window carries:
- the LOC104776855 gene encoding U4/U6 small nuclear ribonucleoprotein Prp3-like isoform X1, producing the protein MDKERYSRSHRDDRDRDSSPDHSPQREGGRRRDRDVESKRRDSDHYRSSRREDREDERDRGKERGRRSVERGEREGSRDRERYHHEMAHEGTKEKESRSKRKERDEENGARDGKKKSRFSDGNGERKSRFEDVAMESENKSAHVTEGSGALNPTSGVSIGASSITSVASEASLAPSQTLLTKVSSIYTTDENKASIVRSHEVPGKSSTDGRPLSTAGKSTPNMSSDALAKAKKTLQFKHKGLADKLKKLPLLNKGTKSTSEGSPDTRVPSSTTTPAVSTGTSFASAVPHSGLAGLGSINIEAVKRAQELAANMGFRLDGNLFSGQAPSDTAVAERPAKPPVLRVDALGREIDEHGNVISVTKPSNLSTLKVNINKQKKDAFQILKPQLEEDLKEDPHFDPRMGIDVKKIVRPKRMTFQFVEEGKWTRDAESLKLKSQFGEAKERELKVKQVHLAKAKDDINPNLIEVSERVPRKEKPKEPIPDVEWWDANVLVNGEYGDIADGIITESDLKIEKLTHYIEHPRPIEPPAEAAPPPPQPLKLTKKEQKKLRTQRRLAKEKDKQEMIRQGLLEPPKAKVKMSNLMKVLGSEATQDPTKLEKEIRTAAAEREQAHTDRNAARKLTPAEKREKKERKLFDDPTTVETLVSVYKIKKLSHPKTRFKVEMNARDNRLTGCSVMTEGMSVVVVEGKSKAINRYGKLMLRRINWEEAEKKEEKDDEEEEANGENKCWLVWQGSVAKPSFHRFHVQECLTESSAKKIFIDAGVVHYWDLAVNYSDD; encoded by the exons ATGGATAAGGAGAGATATTCCAGGAGCCACCGTGACGATCGTGATCGTGATTCGAGTCCCGACCATTCTCCGCAACGTGAAGGCGGACGCCGCCGCGATCGCGATGTTGAGTCGAAGCGGCGTGATTCAGACCACTACCGTTCATCGAGGCGCGAGGATAGGGAGGATGAGAGAGATAGGGGTAAGGAGAGAGGTAGGAGATCTGTAGAGCGAGGCGAGAGGGAAGGCAGTAGAGATAGGGAAAGGTATCATCATGAGATGGCTCACGAAGGAACTAAAGAGAAGGAATCGAGGAgcaagaggaaagagagagacgagGAGAATGGGGCTAGGGATGGGAAGAAGAAATCTAGGTTTTCCGATGGGAATGGTGAGAGGAAGAGCAGGTTTGAGGATGTGGCTATGGAATCTGAGAACAAGAGTGCTCACGTCACTGAGGGTTCTGGGGCTTTGAATCCTACCAGCGGCGTTTCGATT GGCGCCTCTTCAATTACTTCTGTTGCATCGGAAGCTTCTTTGGCTCCTAGTCAAACCCTGCTCACTAAGGTATCTTCGATATATACAACGGATGAAAATAAGGCTAGTATTGTCAGATCTCATGAGGTTCCTGGAAAATCTAGTACAGATGGAAGACCATTGTCAACAGCTGGGAAAAGTACTCCAAACATGTCTTCTGATGCGTTAGCGAAAGCTAAGAAAACACTACAGTTCAAGCACAAAGGATTGGCGGATAAATTGAAGAAACTGCCTTTG TTGAACAAGGGTACTAAGTCAACTTCAGAAGGTAGCCCAGATACCAGAGTACCATCATCGACTACCACTCCTGCTGTCTCTACAGGAACATCTTTTGCATCAGCAGTGCCACATTCTGGCCTTGCTGGTCTTGGGAGTATTAACATTGAAGCTGTTAAGCGAGCTCAGGAGCTGGCAGCTAACATGGGATTTCGTCTGGATGGAAACCTATTTTCAGGACAAGCACCCTCAGATACGGCTGTTGCAGAGAGACCCGCCAAGCCCCCTGTTCTGCGTGTGGATGCACTAGGAAGGGAGATTGATGAACATGGAAATGTTATTAGTGTGACTAAACCAAGCAATCTTAGTACATTGAAG gttaacataaacaaacagaagaaagaCGCTTTTCAGATTCTTAAACCTCAACTGGAAGAAGATCTAAAAGAAGACCCCCATTTTGACCCACGGATGGgtattgatgtaaaaaagaTTGTGAGACCTAAACGTATGACTTTCCAGTTTGTTGAGGAAGGTAAATGGACAAGAGATGCTGAGAGTTTGAAGTTAAAG AGTCAATTTGGTGAAGCAAAAGAAAGGGAGCTGAAGGTGAAGCAAGTGCATCTGGCAAAGGCAAAGGATGatataaatccaaatttgataGAGGTATCAGAACGTGTCCCGAGAAAAGAGAAGCCGAAGGAGCCAATTCCAGATGTTGAGTGGTG GGATGCAAATGTCCTCGTCAATGGCGAATACGGTGACATAGCCGATGGCATTATTACTGAAAGCGATCTAAAGATAGAAAAACTTACTCATTACATTGAGCATCCTCGTCCCATAGAGCCACCTGCAGAGGCAGCGCCTCCACCACCCCAACCTCTCAAACTGACAAAGAAGGAACAGAAGAAACTGCGAACACAGAGGCGTCTagcaaaagaaaaggataaaCAGGAGATGATCCGACAAGGGTTGCTTGAACCACCAAAAGCAAAGGTGAAGATGAGCAACTTGATGAAGGTTCTTGGGTCTGAAGCGACCCAAGACCCAACCAAGCTTGAAAAAGAGATCCGCACAGCAGCTGCCGAGCGTGAGCAGGCTCATACGGACAGGAACGCAGCCCGGAAGCTAACTCCTGCAGAGAAAcgtgagaagaaagagaggaagctaTTTGATGATCCAACAACGGTTGAGACACTTGTGTCGGTGTACAAGATCAAGAAGCTATCGCATCCTAAAACAAGATTTAAAGTGGAGATGAATGCAAGAGACAACAGACTAACAGGGTGTAGTGTGATGACGGAGGGAATGAGTGTTGTTGTGGTTGAGGGCAAAAGCAAAGCGATAAATAGATATGGGAAGCTGATGCTGAGGCGAATAAACTgggaagaagcagagaagaaggaagagaaggatgacgaggaagaagaggcgAATGGGGAAAACAAATGTTGGTTGGTTTGGCAAGGAAGCGTTGCAAAGCCGAGTTTTCACAGGTTTCATGTACAAGAATGCCTGACCGAATCCTCTGCCAAGAAAATTTTCATTGATGCTGGTGTTGTTCACTACTGGGATCTCGCCGTCAATTACTCAGACGACTAA
- the LOC104776855 gene encoding U4/U6 small nuclear ribonucleoprotein Prp3-like isoform X2, whose product MSSDALAKAKKTLQFKHKGLADKLKKLPLLNKGTKSTSEGSPDTRVPSSTTTPAVSTGTSFASAVPHSGLAGLGSINIEAVKRAQELAANMGFRLDGNLFSGQAPSDTAVAERPAKPPVLRVDALGREIDEHGNVISVTKPSNLSTLKVNINKQKKDAFQILKPQLEEDLKEDPHFDPRMGIDVKKIVRPKRMTFQFVEEGKWTRDAESLKLKSQFGEAKERELKVKQVHLAKAKDDINPNLIEVSERVPRKEKPKEPIPDVEWWDANVLVNGEYGDIADGIITESDLKIEKLTHYIEHPRPIEPPAEAAPPPPQPLKLTKKEQKKLRTQRRLAKEKDKQEMIRQGLLEPPKAKVKMSNLMKVLGSEATQDPTKLEKEIRTAAAEREQAHTDRNAARKLTPAEKREKKERKLFDDPTTVETLVSVYKIKKLSHPKTRFKVEMNARDNRLTGCSVMTEGMSVVVVEGKSKAINRYGKLMLRRINWEEAEKKEEKDDEEEEANGENKCWLVWQGSVAKPSFHRFHVQECLTESSAKKIFIDAGVVHYWDLAVNYSDD is encoded by the exons ATGTCTTCTGATGCGTTAGCGAAAGCTAAGAAAACACTACAGTTCAAGCACAAAGGATTGGCGGATAAATTGAAGAAACTGCCTTTG TTGAACAAGGGTACTAAGTCAACTTCAGAAGGTAGCCCAGATACCAGAGTACCATCATCGACTACCACTCCTGCTGTCTCTACAGGAACATCTTTTGCATCAGCAGTGCCACATTCTGGCCTTGCTGGTCTTGGGAGTATTAACATTGAAGCTGTTAAGCGAGCTCAGGAGCTGGCAGCTAACATGGGATTTCGTCTGGATGGAAACCTATTTTCAGGACAAGCACCCTCAGATACGGCTGTTGCAGAGAGACCCGCCAAGCCCCCTGTTCTGCGTGTGGATGCACTAGGAAGGGAGATTGATGAACATGGAAATGTTATTAGTGTGACTAAACCAAGCAATCTTAGTACATTGAAG gttaacataaacaaacagaagaaagaCGCTTTTCAGATTCTTAAACCTCAACTGGAAGAAGATCTAAAAGAAGACCCCCATTTTGACCCACGGATGGgtattgatgtaaaaaagaTTGTGAGACCTAAACGTATGACTTTCCAGTTTGTTGAGGAAGGTAAATGGACAAGAGATGCTGAGAGTTTGAAGTTAAAG AGTCAATTTGGTGAAGCAAAAGAAAGGGAGCTGAAGGTGAAGCAAGTGCATCTGGCAAAGGCAAAGGATGatataaatccaaatttgataGAGGTATCAGAACGTGTCCCGAGAAAAGAGAAGCCGAAGGAGCCAATTCCAGATGTTGAGTGGTG GGATGCAAATGTCCTCGTCAATGGCGAATACGGTGACATAGCCGATGGCATTATTACTGAAAGCGATCTAAAGATAGAAAAACTTACTCATTACATTGAGCATCCTCGTCCCATAGAGCCACCTGCAGAGGCAGCGCCTCCACCACCCCAACCTCTCAAACTGACAAAGAAGGAACAGAAGAAACTGCGAACACAGAGGCGTCTagcaaaagaaaaggataaaCAGGAGATGATCCGACAAGGGTTGCTTGAACCACCAAAAGCAAAGGTGAAGATGAGCAACTTGATGAAGGTTCTTGGGTCTGAAGCGACCCAAGACCCAACCAAGCTTGAAAAAGAGATCCGCACAGCAGCTGCCGAGCGTGAGCAGGCTCATACGGACAGGAACGCAGCCCGGAAGCTAACTCCTGCAGAGAAAcgtgagaagaaagagaggaagctaTTTGATGATCCAACAACGGTTGAGACACTTGTGTCGGTGTACAAGATCAAGAAGCTATCGCATCCTAAAACAAGATTTAAAGTGGAGATGAATGCAAGAGACAACAGACTAACAGGGTGTAGTGTGATGACGGAGGGAATGAGTGTTGTTGTGGTTGAGGGCAAAAGCAAAGCGATAAATAGATATGGGAAGCTGATGCTGAGGCGAATAAACTgggaagaagcagagaagaaggaagagaaggatgacgaggaagaagaggcgAATGGGGAAAACAAATGTTGGTTGGTTTGGCAAGGAAGCGTTGCAAAGCCGAGTTTTCACAGGTTTCATGTACAAGAATGCCTGACCGAATCCTCTGCCAAGAAAATTTTCATTGATGCTGGTGTTGTTCACTACTGGGATCTCGCCGTCAATTACTCAGACGACTAA
- the LOC104776856 gene encoding uncharacterized protein LOC104776856 — translation METITEYLERSMQNCSLSNQRRSIGDGFGMTDEHIPISDRFLDLNSHFSVPSHLEQCLDLKTGEVYYRNWNDGMRVKEEDPRKLASRNNVDQSSGESYGTVFSSEEGNSYYESQESSSESSPSSRKYRKDEEEEEEDVIVVAGCKACFMYYMVPKLSKNCPKCATLLLHFDQPHSSSS, via the exons ATGGAGACGATAACAGAGTATCTAGAGAGATCGATGCAGAATTGTTCACTGAGTAATCAGAGAAGAAGTATCGGAGATGGGTTTGGTATGACGGACGAACATATCCCCATCTCAGATAGATTCTTGGACCTCAATTCTCACTTCTCTGTTCCTTCTCATTTGGAACAGTGTCTTGATCTCAAG ACAGGAGAGGTTTACTACAGAAACTGGAATGATGGAATGAgagtgaaggaagaagatcctaGGAAATTGGCGAGCAGGAACAATGTAGATCAATCCAGTGGAGAATCGTATGGAACTGTGTTTTCATCAGAAGAAGGTAACTCGTATTATGAAAGCCAAGAGTCTTCATCCGAGTCGTCTCCTTCATCGAGAAAATATCGAaaagacgaggaagaagaagaagaagatgttattGTGGTAGCTGGTTGCAAAGCTTGTTTCATGTATTACATGGTACCTAAACTCTCAAAGAATTGCCCCAAATGTGCAACTCTGCTTCTCCACTTTGATCAacctcactcttcttcttcttga